In the Malassezia vespertilionis chromosome 8, complete sequence genome, TGACGCCAGATGCTGGCGCAGGTACAGTCCACACTCGGTACTGGTCCTGGTAGTCGATGTACGTTGCATTGCGGAACTCGGCGCGGTACGACGCGAGGTCGTCGTGCGTGAGGATACCGCCAGCTATCGCAGCGCTCTTGACCATGCGATCTGCAAACTCGCCCGTATACATCGTGTCGGGGCCGTGTGCGGCAATACGTGCCAGCGTATCGGCGAGGGCAGGAAAGCGCACTTGCTCGCCGGTGCGAAGCAGCTGGCCGTTCGGACAAAAGTGCGGCTGCATCCACGGGAGCATGCACAAGGGCTGGCCGACAAATTGGACCacaagcgcgagctgcttggGCGCGAGGAAACCACGGCGGGCAATGGTGATGGCCGGCTCAAAGAGAGCGGACCATGGAAGTTTGCCGTAGCGTGCATGCATGGCTTCGTAGCCGCGCACCTCGCCCGGGACAGCTACTGCGAGCCCTCCAAATAGACTCGCATTCACATGCTTGTTCTTGTACATGTCGCggtgtgctgcttgcggcgcgactTCGCGGTAGTCTACCACGGCTGGGTCTTGGCCTGGCTCCTTGATCAGCGCAaatccgccgccgccaatgcCGGAATGAAAAGAATCGACGACACCAACACATAGTGCTGCTCCAATCGCTGCATCCGCCGCAGACCCGCCTTGCTCTAGCAGGTACATGCCGGCATAGGAGCACATATCCACCTCGCACGATACGGCGCTTTGGTTGCCGGTCGTTGGGTACGCAGGCGCGTGCCCTTGTGACGGCGCCTGCATGTATTTGGGGAGGGGATCAATGTGCAATGGGCCATGCGTACTACGTAGCCAGGAAGACCATAGCAGGAAGCTCAGAATGCTCGTATACACCACCCCGGCACTCAACATTGCATAAAGCAGCCGCACTTTTTGTTCTCACGTGGACCTTCACCGTGCGTGTCTATTTATCACGTGTCGCTACGGCACTACGGCGCCTCGGTGTTGGCCACGGTGCTCTCTTCATCTGCACAAGGCGTTCCTAGCTCTATCGCCGCGGCAGTATCCTTACATACTTCGGTATGCGCAGGCTCACTATCTTGTTCCACGGCGTCCTCATGGTAAGCATCCACCTCTTCGATCGCGTTGTCGATTGCTGTCGATGCAACGCCCTCTTTTGTATTCAACTCGACCGCTTCTGCTCCCATAGCTTCCTCTGCCGTCACAACATTCCCGCCCTGTGTAGCAACAATATACTCGCGCAACGACTTTATCAGCTGCTGGCTTGCCTGCTGTGCTTCGCGCGACTCGGCAAGTTGGTCGGTCAGGTACGCCATGTCCGTTTTAACGGTCTCCAAatcggcaagcgccttggTATGCTCGGGACTGCACACGGCCTTGATCTGCGCTGACTCCTCTGCCGGTGCATCTGCTTGCAGTCCCGCTTGCGGCttccgcagcagcggccgGAGCAAGCTGGATGAGCCAAACATGGACGTAAATTTTCGACTGGCATTCTCGTCTTTGGCCTCGTCTTTGGCTTCGTCTTTGGCCTCGTCCTTCGCTTCGTCCTTCGCTTCGTCCTTCGCTTCGTCCTTCGCTTCGTCCTTCGCTTCGTCCTTTGCTTCGTCCTTCGCTTTGTCTTCCAACACATCTTCGCCATCATGAAGCACGGGcaaaggcggcggcgcgttcAAGTCGCTGTACGCGGATGGCGGCGATGTTACCGTCCCTGTGCTCGATAAGCGCAATCCACGGAGCTGCGATCGCTCCTGCTCTGTGTCACCGTCCAGAGAGATGCCCATACCAAGTGCGCGACTCGTCAATGCGCCAACCCCACCGGTGCTGTACCGTTTCGTCTCAGCGTCCATATCTGAGCGCGGACTGCTCTGCAGACGCATGATTGCGCGGCGACTGTCCTCGGCCGCTTGACGTAGCACACGCACACAGTCTTCTGCTTCGTCcgcacgcgtgcgctgtgcatcgatCTCTTCTGTAagctgctgccgcagctCCTCTCGCTCAGAGAGTAGCTGTGACGAGCGCTCATTCATCTCCTCATGTGCAGATAGAAGTGTTGCAAACTCCTGCTCCAgctgtgcaatgcgcgtATCGCGTTCAGCGAGGATGTCTTCCATGGACGTTTTGTCGCTTGGGCTCTGTGCATCAAGTCGTGGAACGTCCAGGGCCATTTCTTCCGAGCCCTGGCTCTTCTCACGCTTCTCTGCCTTTCTTGCATGGCTCcgaggcggcggcggcggcggctggTCTCCGGCAGGCAGCCCCGACATGGCAAGCCACAATATTGCCCTACACGCCATCCGTGCACCACTCACGTGATGTGTGCGACAAAAattttgcggcgctgctgctttctacacgccatggcgccgAAAAAAGACAAGTCGGGTGAAAAGTCTGGCATCAAGGCGGTAAAGGGCGAAAACTTTTACCGCGATGCCAAGGCGGCAAAACGCGTGAAGCTATTAACAAAGCATAGCTCCGCAACAAAGGCTACACGCGACCGCCATGGAAATGTACTCAAGGCCGCCGAGTTCCAAAGCtcggacgccgcgccgggGCGTGTGCAGCCAGATCGGCGCTGGTTCAACAATACGCGCGTCATTGGGCAAGACGCACTGGATCATTTTCGGACCGCGCTTGGAGCAAAAGCGAGTGACCCGTACAGttttgtgctgcgccgcaacaaGCTGCCGATGAGTCTTATTCAAGAGCctgcgcaaggaaaagcGCCCCTACTCACCACTGTCGAGCCCTTCCAGCAGACGTTTGGGCCTGGTGCACAGCGGAAACGCCCGCGTCTGGAGATGGGGATGAGCTCGTTTACTGATCTCGCCGCGTCGAGTTCCGAACGTGCAGAGCAGGAAGATGAGAAGCAGGCGGCGTGGGAGGCAAAGCTTGCCGGCGTGGGACTCGTCTCTGCCGACCGCGAGATCCCGCTTGAGTCGTCAGAGCGCGAGCATATTTCGCTGCCGGAGGAGCTTTACTCTGCGCCTGTACAGCGCGGACGGTCGGAGCCGGTATACTCCAAAGGCCAGTCTCGCCGGATTTGGGGCGAGCTGTACAAGGTGATTGACAGCTCGGATGTTATTTTGCatgtgctcgacgcgcgcgaccCTATGGGCACGCGATGCCGCAATGTCGAAAAGCATGTCCGTGAAGAAACACCACACAAGCATCTCGTGTATATTTTGAACAAGGTCGACCTTGTTCCAACTTGGGTAACGGTACGTATTTCTCGGTCATCGCTGGCCACTCCCCTCTTGTCAGTACTCCACCTTCTAGTCAAGTGTTGCTGCCGTCGGCCCTTGCCGTCCAGTGGTGCAAACACTGTTACGAACGTGGGAGAGTAACGGCTACAGGTGTGCAGACTCCATCGTGGCTTGCCACCCCTCCCAAGT is a window encoding:
- a CDS encoding uncharacterized protein (MEROPS:MER0001629; SECRETED:SignalP(1-26); COG:E; EggNog:ENOG503NVUM), which translates into the protein MLSAGVVYTSILSFLLWSSWLRSTHGPLHIDPLPKYMQAPSQGHAPAYPTTGNQSAVSCEVDMCSYAGMYLLEQGGSAADAAIGAALCVGVVDSFHSGIGGGGFALIKEPGQDPAVVDYREVAPQAAHRDMYKNKHVNASLFGGLAVAVPGEVRGYEAMHARYGKLPWSALFEPAITIARRGFLAPKQLALVVQFVGQPLCMLPWMQPHFCPNGQLLRTGEQVRFPALADTLARIAAHGPDTMYTGEFADRMVKSAAIAGGILTHDDLASYRAEFRNATYIDYQDQYRVWTVPAPASGVTLLSALRTMENYPSVPYSEHDALWTHRLIESAKFAYGEHSRYGDPAFVSGVRAMEAASISVAHGKARYHQINDTHVLPLDAYDPAHDDIQTSKGTSHLNAVDADGLAVSMTTTINTFWGSFVQTPDGITMNNGMNDFGVPGVPNNFGYVPSPANFIVGGKRPLSSMCPYMIQDGDALAVIGGSAGGSRIITANLQIAYAYLSSRGKVALQDAIARPRWHDQLLPPVTLFEQALPNFDIPFTDYDNRYAFPLLTSALSHS